The Gemmatimonas phototrophica region CGTCGCTCTTGTACGTGTTGTGGTCCGGATTGACCTCGTAGTCCACCTGCACACTCTCCAGGCGCATCCCCCCTTCCAGCTCCACCCGCTCCGTCTCGAAGACGTAGTTGGTGTAGAGTGCCGGAATGGTTTCGCGGTACGTGGCCCAGCCGCCGGCTCCGGTATCGATGGGGGAGTTCTGCCCCGCGAAGAACTGCATGTTCACCGGGATTGAGCGATAGCGTCCCTTGAACCCCGCTTCCACACGCCCGTGTCGCAGCGGCTTGGTGTAGTCGGCATTGAGGTCCACGACGTGTTCATCAGACAGCAGCTTGAACGCATCCTTGCCGGTAAACGCCGGGAGCGTATTGGTGAAAAAGTACTGTTCGTCTTCGCGATGGAACGAGTAGTTGCCGGTAAATGCCAGGACATGCCCGGGCTGTGAAAACCGATGCGTAAACACGGCGGTGCCAAAGGCCGTGTACTTCACTTCGTCTTCGAGGAACTGCCAGAGCCGATAGCGATTCTGCAGCGTGCCATCGAAGTACGGATTGTCGCCGTTATCCAGAATCTTTTCGCGGTTGAAGAGTCCGGAGACATTCAGGGTATTGCGGTCATTGAACGCATGGTCTACCCCCGCACTGATGGTGGCATAGTCGGTGCGCCGGTTCCGCTTGACCTGCTGCACAATGACCTGCCCATCGTCGTAGGTTCGGGTGGCAAATTCATTCTTGTTGAGCGTGGGTGCGTAGAGCCAGTCGGCTTGCACAAAGCTGTTGGTGGCCCCCTCGCGATAGTTGAGCCCCAATGACGGATTGAACTTGGGCGTGCCCTGAAATTGCGGACGAATCGTCGGCAAATTCTCTCGGCGCTCCCATAGTGCGCCTGCTCCGCCCATCAGCCCGACTTTGCCGTTGAAGCCGTTCTGCTCCTGTTTCTTGAACACCAGATTGATGATGCCGGCACTGGCGTTGGCATCAAAGCGGGCCGAGGGATTGTTGATGATTTCAATACGCTCGAGCGCCGACGCGGGCAGGTTATCCAATCCGTTCTGTGAGCCGTAGCCCGTCAGCGCGGTCTGCTTGCCGTCAATCAGAACGACCACCTTGTCGCTGCCCCGCACGAGCACCTTGCCGTCCTGCGACACGGTCACCCCGGGTACGGTGGACATCGCCTGCAGCACCGACCCGCCGGTCTGACTGATGTTGTCCGCCACGGCGAAGGTCTTCTTGTCCAACGTTGCAGCCACGGCATCGGTGGCGGCCGTCACGGTGACCTGCCCCAAGGCCTGTGCTTCCTTGACCATGCCAATCGCGCCAAGATCAAGGAACGTGCTTAGTTCGCCAATCAGGACCCGTTGGCGATTGGGAGCGTAGCCAACGGCGCGCACCAGCAGGATGTAGACCCCCCTCTTGAGGCCGGTAAAGGTGAACGCCCCGACCTCGTTGGTCAGTCGCCCGCTCACAAAGGCTCCGTCTTTGTCCGCCAGCAGCTGCACCGTGAGAAACGGCAGCGGCGCTTTGTTCTGCGCATCCTGTACTCTGCCAAACACGGTTGCACCGGTAGCCGGGGGCTGTGCCGCAGCGACGGCAGCGAGGCACGTCGAGGACACGCACAACAGCAAAGCACTGGCGAGGAGGCGGAAAATCACAAGTGGTGATAAGGGGTTGGTAAACGGAGTACTGGGCGCAGCACAAACGTAGCTGCGGAGTATGCTGGTAGGCTGTATGATGGGACGAGTCGCACGTGGATGGGAAATCATCTTTCGAGAGTCCGGACATGACAACGACACTTCTGGGCAGACGGCTCGGACTGGCAGGGGCACTTGGATTGGTGTTTGCTATGGCAGCCTGCGGCGATGCGCCGCCGGAGGCGGGCAAGCGTGAAGATCCGCGCCCCAACATCGTCTTCGTCCTGCTGGACGATGCGCGCTACGACGATCTCATTGATCATCCGTTTGCCGCGCTCCCCAATCTGAAGCAGCTGGCCGCCGAAGGCGCGTCGTTTCAGCACTTCTATACGGCGGCCCCTCTCTGCTCGCCCAGTCGGGCGGTGTTCATGACCGGGCAGTATCCGTATCACAACGGGATCACCGACAACGGCGAACGGGCCGAGCGCAGTCATCAGATTGTTACCTTCCCCAAGTTGCTGCACGATGTGGGGTATCACACCGGCTTCTTCGGGAAGTGGCACATGGGGCACGAAGATGATTCTCCGCGCCCGGGCTTTGACCGGTGGGTGAGTTTTGTGGGGCAAGGTGTGTACTTCAACCCCGATCTCAACATTGACGGGGTCCCGGCCAAGGCGCAGGGGTACATGACCGACATCCTGACCAACGAAGCCGTGTCGTTCATCAAGGCAGCGCCCGACAGTCAGCCGTTTCTGGTGTTCATGGCGCAGAAGGCGGTGCATCCGGAGATTCACCCCAACTATGTGCGCTCATTTCCGCCGGCGCCGGGTGATGAGCAATTGTATGCGCAGGACACCGTACCGCATGGCCCCAGCTGGCGTGCCCCAACCACCGGCAAGCCGGCGCTCCAGCGACCCCATGATGCCAGCGACCCGCGCAGCCCCAAAGGCGGTCTCCCCGATAGTGTGGTGAAAGATCGCCTGCGCATGCTGAGTGCGATTGATCGCAGTCTGGGCGTACTCATTGCCGCCCTCAAAGCGCGCGGCGTCTACGACCAGACGGTGTTCGTGGTGACAAGTGATCAGGGGTTCTTTTACGGAGAGTTTGGCCTCGCCCAGGAACGCCGGCTGGCGTACGAACCCAGCATTCACATCCCGCTGATTGTCCGACATCCAGCGCTGGCCAAGGCGGGAGCGACACCACGCGCGCTCTCCAGCAACGTGGACATTGCTCCCACCCTGCTGGCCATTGGCGGCGCCGCCATCCCCGCGAGCATGGACGGTCGCTCTCTCCTCCCTGCCCTCGCCGCCGATACCGCCACCATCCGGCAGGACATGCTCATTGAGTATTACTCCGACAAGGAGTTCCCGCGTCTGCAGGGCATGGGCTATCAGGCCGTGCGCACCGATCGCTACAAGTTCATTCGCTACAAGGAACTGCAGGGAATGGACGAACTGTACGACCTGCAGAACGATCCGCATGAACTGGACAACCTACTCCCAAACCGCGCGCCAACCGCAGTACTGCGCGAGATGACGGTCCGGTTGAATGCGCTCACATCGGGGAAACAGCAGTAACGGCGTTATGGGTCATGGGTTATCGGGTGACCGAGTAACTGCGGTAGCTGCAGTTACCGCAGTTACGGGATAACCCGGTAACCCATAACCCATAACGCCTTTACAAAAGAATCCGCCCCTCTGTGCTCGCCGCCAAAAAGCTGTCCACGTCCGCCTCGCTCATGTCGCGCCAGCCTGGGGTCACGTTATCCAGCTTGCCGGCTTTCATCCACGCTTCGAGTGTGCCCACCTGCTCGTACAATTGCTCGAAGTCGTCCACAATGAACAGCAGTGGCTGGTAGTGATCAATTTCGAAGTGCTGATTGATGACCCACTCCAATTGCAGCGGATAGCGCTGCACACTGTCGCTGGTCACGCTGTGCACGATCTCGCCATAGCTGGAGAGCAGTCCTGAGCCGTAGACGGTGATGTCATCATGGGTGCCGCCGCGCATGAGCCCGAATTCCACGGTGAACCAGAAGTAGCGCTGCAGCGCGTTCTGAATGCTCGACAATCGGCGCCGCTGTTCGGCCCGGTCGGTCATGCCACTCACCATCTCGGCGGCCAGATGCGCGCACGCCCCAAAGCGCACCAGCGTTTCGGCAAAGGCCGGGTCGGTGTGCATGGGCACGTGCCCGGCAATGTCGTGAAAGATGTCCGGCTCGGGGAGATAGTCGAGCGACTGCCCGTCACGAATGGTGATCGTGGTGGGAAACTCGCGACGGCTCAGGCAATCGAAGAAGTTGAACGCCGGCACGAACCCACTCACGGCCTTGGCGCGAAAGCCCGTGCGCGGCGCCATGAATCGGTTCACGTCTTCCAAACGCGGCACCTTGGTGGCCTCGAAGCACAACGTATCCAGCCCATCGAGAAAACGGCGATTGGCGTGCCGCTGCCACAACCCCTGCATGCGCGCATACAGCCGCTGCCACGTGTCGTGGTTCTCCGCCGAATACAGCTCGTACGGCTGCGTGATATACATCTCGCCATTGGCCACCGCCTGCTCAATGTACGGAGCCTTGGTCGTAGTGAGCCCGATGCCATCCGCAAGAACCTGAGATACCGCCATAAACCTGCCCTCAATGCAAGGAAAAGCGTAACCGCGTCATGAGTCATGGGCTATCGGCGTACCGAGTAACCGCGGGAACTGCTACCGCAGTTACGGGATGACCCGATAACCCAGGATCCATAACGCCGTTACGCCGTTCCGCCGTTCCAAATGTGATCTCTCCCCGTCACAGCGCCGGTGCGGGTAAACACACTGTGCGAGGACTGCGCACGCCGGGCCTTTGCTGCCGCATCATGCGCGGCACACCATGCCATTCCAACCTCATCGGATTCGTGAATGGCATTCGTCTTGTCCCTCGCTCGCGCGTCGTTTGCGGGCGCGCTGCTGCTGGCGCCGCTGGTCTCCGCCGGTGCGCAATCCCCCCCGTCCGCGCGTTCGTCCGCTCCCGCAGAGCCCACGGTGCGCGGGGCCGTTGCCCATCTCGCCACCAAGCATGGCGCGTGGCTCTCGCTCGGCGGCAGTCGCGGTGGTGCCGACTTGTTCTGCGACGTCTGCACGCAGGACCCGACCTACGCGTGGGGACTCGACGCCGCGGTTGGCGTGCGACTCACGCCGTCGCTGTTGCTGGGCGTGGAGACCGTGGGCTGGTTTGACGTGTTTGGTGACGCCAACCGCACCATGCGCAGCACCACCCTTTTGCTTCGCAGCTACGCCTTTGGGCGATCGCGCCTGTTCGTGCAAGGCGGCGCCGGTCTGGCGCGTTATCGCGTGCGTGACGGAAACGCCGGTTTCCAGACGCAATCGCCAGCGCTCTCCTTTGGCGTCGGACAGGACCTGCGCATTGGTTCGGCCACCGTCACCCCCAACGTGCACGCCGTCGTCGCCGTGGGTGGCAAGCTGCAAAGCCAGCGCACCGACAATGCCATTGATCCCAACGCGCAGGTGGCCATGGTGCGCACCGGGCTCACCCTGTCGTGGTTCCGATGACCCTCGCCCGAGACCTGTCCATGCGCGCATCCGCAACGGCCCTGCTCTTCTCCTTCGCTACGGTGCTGGGCGCGTGTCAGAGCACCACCGATGGCCCCACGCAACCCTCCCGAGACGCCATTGCCGCGG contains the following coding sequences:
- a CDS encoding outer membrane beta-barrel family protein, with protein sequence MSSTCLAAVAAAQPPATGATVFGRVQDAQNKAPLPFLTVQLLADKDGAFVSGRLTNEVGAFTFTGLKRGVYILLVRAVGYAPNRQRVLIGELSTFLDLGAIGMVKEAQALGQVTVTAATDAVAATLDKKTFAVADNISQTGGSVLQAMSTVPGVTVSQDGKVLVRGSDKVVVLIDGKQTALTGYGSQNGLDNLPASALERIEIINNPSARFDANASAGIINLVFKKQEQNGFNGKVGLMGGAGALWERRENLPTIRPQFQGTPKFNPSLGLNYREGATNSFVQADWLYAPTLNKNEFATRTYDDGQVIVQQVKRNRRTDYATISAGVDHAFNDRNTLNVSGLFNREKILDNGDNPYFDGTLQNRYRLWQFLEDEVKYTAFGTAVFTHRFSQPGHVLAFTGNYSFHREDEQYFFTNTLPAFTGKDAFKLLSDEHVVDLNADYTKPLRHGRVEAGFKGRYRSIPVNMQFFAGQNSPIDTGAGGWATYRETIPALYTNYVFETERVELEGGMRLESVQVDYEVNPDHNTYKSDGYTYIRPFPNVRAALKLNESNKLSLFFNRRVDRPNEVDIRIFPKYDEPELIKVGNPALQPQFSTSAEVGYKTSWSSGNLYAAAYHRVVDGTITRIATQVPGSVLLYNVFQNAGRSASTGSEVVWQQTLTPRISLSANANVYRKSQDAFTVVNQYPVPTTFTAAPQQLTSGSAKLNAALRLPYEWQAQISNIYLARDLLPQGFIGSRFSLDLGLKKSVQQGKGEIVANATDLLNTMQVERTIRGSNFTVVSTDYLETQVVRVGYSRKF
- a CDS encoding sulfatase-like hydrolase/transferase, whose amino-acid sequence is MTTTLLGRRLGLAGALGLVFAMAACGDAPPEAGKREDPRPNIVFVLLDDARYDDLIDHPFAALPNLKQLAAEGASFQHFYTAAPLCSPSRAVFMTGQYPYHNGITDNGERAERSHQIVTFPKLLHDVGYHTGFFGKWHMGHEDDSPRPGFDRWVSFVGQGVYFNPDLNIDGVPAKAQGYMTDILTNEAVSFIKAAPDSQPFLVFMAQKAVHPEIHPNYVRSFPPAPGDEQLYAQDTVPHGPSWRAPTTGKPALQRPHDASDPRSPKGGLPDSVVKDRLRMLSAIDRSLGVLIAALKARGVYDQTVFVVTSDQGFFYGEFGLAQERRLAYEPSIHIPLIVRHPALAKAGATPRALSSNVDIAPTLLAIGGAAIPASMDGRSLLPALAADTATIRQDMLIEYYSDKEFPRLQGMGYQAVRTDRYKFIRYKELQGMDELYDLQNDPHELDNLLPNRAPTAVLREMTVRLNALTSGKQQ
- a CDS encoding phenylalanine 4-monooxygenase, with protein sequence MAVSQVLADGIGLTTTKAPYIEQAVANGEMYITQPYELYSAENHDTWQRLYARMQGLWQRHANRRFLDGLDTLCFEATKVPRLEDVNRFMAPRTGFRAKAVSGFVPAFNFFDCLSRREFPTTITIRDGQSLDYLPEPDIFHDIAGHVPMHTDPAFAETLVRFGACAHLAAEMVSGMTDRAEQRRRLSSIQNALQRYFWFTVEFGLMRGGTHDDITVYGSGLLSSYGEIVHSVTSDSVQRYPLQLEWVINQHFEIDHYQPLLFIVDDFEQLYEQVGTLEAWMKAGKLDNVTPGWRDMSEADVDSFLAASTEGRILL